From the Maioricimonas rarisocia genome, one window contains:
- a CDS encoding SCP2 sterol-binding domain-containing protein yields the protein MNQLAQHPTVQTVRAREQSDEPREAARLPLEDVRQLCLDSGADDAGVVSIDRPELDDQRDEILAAFPRTRTLVSIVCRMNREPVRSPARSVANLEFHHTGERVNEVTHRIVSAFEQRGLRAINPSMGFPMEMDRFPGRIWVVSHKPVAVAAGLGQMGIHRNVIHPKFGNFILLGTVLLEAEVEEQTQPIDYNPCLECKLCVAACPVGAIAPDGAFDFSACYTHNYREFMGGFTDWVENIAESRSRTDYRNQVTDSESASMWQSLSFGANYKAAYCMAVCPAGEDVISPFLDQRKQFLGEVVRPLQEKEEPIYVVPGSDAEEHVTRRFPHKTPRHVGKVLRPTSITGFLESLPHVFQRGKAGDLAARYHFTFTGEEPAKATIDIRERSLEVNRGHVGTADLHVTADSRTWVRFVRGEANLIWALLRRKIRIKGDPRLLKAFGRCFP from the coding sequence ATGAATCAACTCGCACAGCATCCGACCGTCCAGACCGTCCGCGCCCGTGAGCAATCAGATGAGCCTCGGGAGGCCGCACGCCTGCCCCTGGAGGACGTCCGCCAACTCTGCCTGGACAGCGGAGCCGATGACGCCGGCGTCGTCTCGATCGATCGGCCCGAACTGGACGATCAGAGGGACGAAATTCTGGCTGCCTTCCCGAGAACGCGAACACTCGTCAGCATCGTCTGCCGCATGAATCGCGAACCGGTTCGCAGCCCGGCCCGCTCGGTGGCGAACCTCGAGTTCCATCACACCGGCGAGCGGGTCAACGAGGTGACACATCGAATCGTCTCCGCCTTCGAGCAGCGGGGATTGCGGGCGATCAACCCCTCGATGGGATTTCCAATGGAAATGGACCGATTCCCGGGCAGGATCTGGGTCGTCTCGCACAAGCCGGTTGCCGTCGCGGCCGGGCTGGGACAGATGGGGATTCACCGTAACGTCATCCATCCGAAGTTCGGCAACTTCATTCTGCTCGGGACCGTACTGCTGGAAGCGGAGGTGGAAGAGCAGACGCAACCGATCGACTACAACCCCTGCCTCGAATGCAAGCTGTGCGTGGCCGCCTGCCCGGTCGGGGCAATCGCTCCGGACGGTGCGTTCGACTTCTCTGCCTGCTACACGCACAACTACCGGGAATTCATGGGCGGCTTCACGGATTGGGTCGAGAACATCGCCGAAAGCCGCAGCCGCACCGACTACCGCAATCAGGTGACCGACTCCGAATCGGCCTCGATGTGGCAGAGCCTCTCCTTCGGTGCGAACTACAAGGCGGCGTACTGCATGGCAGTCTGCCCGGCCGGCGAAGATGTGATCAGCCCGTTCCTCGATCAGCGAAAGCAGTTTCTCGGAGAGGTCGTTCGTCCGCTGCAGGAGAAAGAGGAGCCGATCTACGTCGTCCCCGGGTCGGATGCCGAAGAGCACGTGACCCGTCGGTTTCCTCACAAGACGCCGCGGCACGTTGGCAAGGTCCTGCGTCCCACGTCGATCACCGGCTTCCTCGAATCGCTTCCGCACGTGTTCCAGCGGGGCAAAGCCGGGGATCTCGCGGCACGCTATCACTTCACCTTCACCGGGGAGGAACCGGCCAAGGCGACCATCGACATTCGCGAGCGGTCTCTCGAGGTCAACCGGGGACACGTGGGAACGGCCGATCTGCACGTCACCGCAGATTCCCGAACCTGGGTCCGTTTCGTCCGCGGAGAAGCCAACCTGATCTGGGCATTGCTGCGGCGGAAGATCCGCATCAAGGGAGATCCCCGGCTGCTTAAAGCGTTCGGACGCTGCTTTCCCTGA
- a CDS encoding PSD1 and planctomycete cytochrome C domain-containing protein, translating to MAFLAQGSAAVAEDAVDPAAIEFFEKRVRPILVQHCYECHSTEDVNGGLLLDSRDGVRNGGDTGPVLIPGKPEESLLIEAVRYQNRDLQMPPQNRLSDEEIAALEKWVEMGAPDPREAVAGGAAPGPTGMTIEEGKEFWSFQPVADPEVPKVDGADWVRTPIDAFLLARLEEQGLQPAPPADKRTLIRRVTFDLTGLPPSPVEVKAFLEDKSPDAFAKVVDRLLQSPHYGVRWGRHWLDVARYADSNGLDENLAFGNAWRYRDYVVDAFNSDKPFDRFLIEQIAGDLLPDASRETKIATGFLVLGAKVLAEPDRDKLMMDTIDEQLDTTGKAFMGMTLGCVRCHDHKFDPLKQTDYYALAAVFKGTKTFGDTNTGAIKHWHEYSFATDEDREKLKEVDARIAELKGAASSFKNKAMAALRTEARSKVTEYLVAAAGFDPSMPLTQVEAIAEPLGLHPRILHHCRLHLDYHRDDPLYQPWHEMAAAGDVEGIENHYRALFDEVNAAWAAARKENPSVKALEDERLEAARVALNDATGLLNVPPKPEFAFDEETLAEYDRLMEEARIYESNAPDEPAAMGVADGEIVAELPIHIRGSHLNLGEPVAREFPEVMRVSSVRPIFPRGGSGRLELARWMASTQHPLTARVYVNRIWRWHFGTGIVATTDNFGALGDRPSHPELLDWLARQFMESGWSTKELHRLILTSSAYRMASGHPDESTAAAADPENRLLWKFPMQRLEAEQIRDAVLAVSGRLDDTIGGKTVPLRNRQFVFNHTSVDHTKYDSLRRAIYLPVIRNNLYTLFEQFDFPDPTMPTGSRNSTTVAPQALLLLNSGLMMDSAEAMAGRVLESTAADEGRVQYAYELALGRAPTASELERALRFVTELSAQSLTDAATIDPAAERQAWALLCQSLFASNEFMYVR from the coding sequence GTGGCATTCCTCGCGCAGGGATCTGCGGCCGTCGCTGAAGACGCGGTCGATCCCGCAGCGATCGAATTCTTCGAGAAGCGGGTCCGGCCGATCCTCGTTCAGCACTGCTACGAGTGCCATTCGACCGAGGACGTCAACGGCGGACTGCTGCTCGATTCACGCGATGGCGTTCGGAACGGCGGCGATACCGGTCCGGTGCTCATTCCCGGCAAGCCGGAGGAAAGCCTGCTGATCGAGGCGGTCCGCTATCAGAACCGCGATCTGCAAATGCCGCCGCAGAATCGCCTCTCGGACGAAGAGATTGCCGCCCTCGAGAAGTGGGTCGAGATGGGAGCCCCCGATCCGCGCGAAGCGGTCGCCGGTGGTGCAGCTCCCGGCCCGACCGGCATGACCATTGAAGAGGGGAAGGAATTCTGGTCGTTCCAGCCGGTGGCCGACCCTGAAGTGCCGAAGGTGGACGGGGCCGACTGGGTCCGCACGCCGATCGACGCTTTTCTGCTGGCCCGGCTCGAAGAGCAGGGGCTCCAGCCGGCGCCGCCTGCCGACAAACGAACACTCATCCGCCGTGTCACGTTCGACCTGACTGGCCTGCCGCCGTCGCCTGTCGAGGTGAAAGCGTTTCTCGAAGACAAATCGCCCGACGCCTTCGCGAAGGTCGTCGACCGGCTGCTTCAGTCGCCGCACTATGGCGTGCGGTGGGGGCGTCACTGGCTCGACGTGGCCCGCTATGCCGACTCGAACGGGCTCGATGAGAATCTGGCGTTCGGCAATGCGTGGCGTTATCGCGACTATGTCGTCGACGCGTTCAACAGCGACAAGCCGTTCGACCGGTTTCTGATCGAACAGATCGCCGGCGACCTGCTGCCGGACGCCAGCCGCGAAACGAAGATCGCCACCGGCTTCCTCGTTCTGGGGGCCAAGGTTCTGGCCGAGCCGGACCGCGACAAGCTCATGATGGACACCATCGACGAGCAGCTGGACACGACCGGCAAGGCGTTCATGGGGATGACGCTCGGCTGCGTGCGGTGTCACGATCACAAGTTCGACCCGCTCAAACAGACCGACTACTACGCCCTTGCAGCGGTCTTCAAAGGAACGAAAACGTTCGGCGACACGAACACCGGGGCGATCAAGCACTGGCACGAATATTCGTTCGCCACCGACGAAGACCGCGAGAAGCTCAAGGAAGTCGACGCTCGTATCGCCGAGTTGAAGGGGGCCGCTTCGAGCTTCAAGAACAAGGCGATGGCCGCACTGCGGACCGAAGCCCGCAGCAAGGTGACCGAGTACCTGGTCGCGGCGGCCGGTTTCGATCCCAGCATGCCGCTCACTCAGGTCGAGGCGATCGCAGAGCCGCTTGGACTGCACCCCCGGATCCTGCATCACTGCCGGCTGCATCTGGACTATCACCGGGATGACCCGCTGTATCAGCCGTGGCACGAAATGGCGGCGGCCGGCGACGTCGAGGGGATCGAGAACCATTACCGGGCGCTGTTCGACGAGGTGAACGCCGCCTGGGCGGCAGCGCGCAAAGAGAACCCGTCGGTCAAGGCGCTCGAGGATGAGCGACTCGAAGCGGCACGCGTGGCCCTGAACGATGCGACCGGCCTGCTGAACGTTCCTCCCAAGCCGGAGTTCGCATTCGACGAAGAGACCCTTGCCGAGTACGACCGGCTGATGGAAGAGGCCCGGATCTACGAGAGCAACGCGCCCGACGAGCCGGCCGCGATGGGCGTCGCCGACGGGGAAATCGTCGCGGAACTGCCGATCCACATTCGGGGCAGCCACCTCAATCTGGGTGAACCGGTGGCCCGCGAGTTTCCGGAAGTCATGCGGGTTTCGAGCGTGCGGCCGATCTTCCCCCGCGGCGGCAGCGGTCGCCTGGAACTGGCTCGTTGGATGGCCAGCACCCAGCATCCGCTTACGGCACGCGTCTACGTCAACCGGATCTGGCGCTGGCACTTCGGGACCGGCATCGTCGCAACCACGGACAACTTCGGAGCCCTGGGAGACCGGCCCTCGCATCCCGAACTGCTCGACTGGCTGGCCCGGCAGTTCATGGAGTCCGGCTGGTCGACGAAGGAGCTGCACCGGCTGATTCTCACATCGAGTGCCTACCGCATGGCGTCGGGGCATCCGGACGAGTCCACCGCGGCAGCTGCCGATCCCGAGAACCGCCTGTTGTGGAAGTTCCCCATGCAGCGGCTCGAAGCGGAGCAGATCCGCGATGCGGTTCTGGCGGTCTCCGGCCGGCTCGACGACACGATTGGCGGAAAGACCGTTCCACTTCGAAACCGGCAGTTCGTGTTCAATCACACCTCGGTTGACCACACGAAGTACGACAGCCTGCGTCGGGCCATCTATCTGCCGGTGATTCGCAACAACCTGTACACGCTGTTCGAGCAGTTCGATTTTCCTGATCCGACGATGCCGACCGGCAGCCGAAATTCGACCACCGTGGCGCCGCAGGCATTGCTGCTGCTCAATTCGGGACTGATGATGGACTCTGCGGAGGCGATGGCGGGCCGTGTGCTCGAATCGACGGCCGCAGACGAAGGTCGCGTGCAGTACGCCTACGAGCTCGCGCTGGGACGGGCACCGACAGCTTCAGAGCTGGAACGGGCGCTCCGGTTCGTGACCGAACTGAGCGCACAGTCGCTGACCGATGCGGCCACGATCGACCCGGCTGCCGAGCGGCAGGCCTGGGCGCTGCTGTGCCAGAGTCTGTTTGCCAGCAACGAGTTCATGTACGTACGGTGA
- a CDS encoding IclR family transcriptional regulator, whose translation MASTTNKTASKSAGGNDARSYSVPAVDKALDVLELLGDAPRGMSLTGIADALGRTKQELFRVLVCLHERGYLVRDEGQFYHLSTKLFEIGSRHPSTQTLVARAMPHMERLTGQLGESCHLTMVVQKRMLVVARIEADSDVVLTVRVGASFPLHTRTSGLVGLAYQSDHRRQEYWNQTDETPETIAACEERLASIREQGHAVADSATVIGARDCATPILGSGSSLLGVLCVSYVQRVGDPVERPDIIEAVVESARAISAEYGPVPAGDEADLVIHD comes from the coding sequence ATGGCGAGCACGACGAACAAGACGGCTTCGAAATCAGCCGGCGGCAACGACGCCCGGTCCTACAGCGTTCCTGCAGTCGACAAGGCGCTCGATGTGCTGGAACTCCTCGGGGACGCTCCGCGCGGAATGAGCCTGACCGGAATCGCCGACGCCCTCGGCCGCACCAAGCAGGAACTGTTTCGCGTGCTGGTCTGCCTGCACGAACGGGGGTACCTCGTTCGTGACGAGGGGCAGTTCTACCACCTCTCGACGAAACTGTTCGAGATCGGTTCCCGGCATCCGTCGACGCAGACGCTGGTGGCCCGCGCCATGCCCCACATGGAGCGGCTGACCGGCCAGCTGGGCGAATCATGCCACCTCACAATGGTCGTGCAGAAGCGGATGCTGGTTGTCGCCCGTATCGAGGCGGACTCGGACGTGGTACTGACCGTCCGGGTGGGGGCCAGCTTCCCCCTGCATACGCGGACCAGCGGGCTGGTGGGACTCGCGTATCAGTCCGACCATCGCCGGCAGGAATACTGGAATCAGACCGACGAAACACCCGAGACCATTGCTGCCTGCGAAGAGCGGCTGGCATCCATCCGCGAACAGGGGCATGCCGTCGCCGACAGCGCGACGGTGATCGGTGCCCGCGACTGCGCGACGCCGATCCTGGGCAGCGGGTCGAGTCTGCTGGGCGTGCTGTGTGTTTCGTACGTTCAGCGGGTCGGTGATCCGGTCGAACGTCCTGACATTATTGAAGCCGTGGTGGAGAGTGCCCGCGCCATCTCGGCAGAGTATGGCCCCGTTCCCGCTGGGGACGAGGCGGATCTGGTGATTCATGACTGA
- a CDS encoding MarR family winged helix-turn-helix transcriptional regulator, producing the protein MSQGNRHHSRDFGRLVDEIADECLAVRVRVLNRVVTAIYDDALRPLGLRITQLNVLVATAKRGTARPAEICQLLAMDASSLSRTLDRLAGNGWIEFVPDPDRRARPFRLTSEGRSILTQARSAWEAAQQKARDQLGEPVASLLIESFPVGEPPPS; encoded by the coding sequence ATGAGCCAGGGCAATCGGCACCACTCCCGGGACTTCGGCCGCCTTGTCGACGAAATCGCCGACGAGTGCCTCGCCGTGCGCGTCCGGGTGCTCAATCGAGTCGTGACCGCCATCTACGACGATGCGCTGCGGCCGCTCGGCCTGCGGATCACACAGCTCAACGTTCTGGTCGCCACCGCCAAACGGGGGACGGCCCGGCCGGCGGAGATCTGCCAGCTCCTCGCCATGGACGCCTCGAGCCTCAGTCGCACACTCGATCGACTTGCCGGCAATGGCTGGATCGAGTTCGTCCCCGATCCCGACCGCCGTGCCCGGCCGTTCCGGCTGACCTCGGAGGGACGATCGATTCTGACGCAGGCTCGATCGGCCTGGGAGGCGGCCCAGCAGAAAGCGCGCGACCAACTGGGGGAGCCGGTCGCTTCCCTGCTGATCGAGTCGTTCCCCGTGGGCGAACCGCCCCCGTCCTGA
- a CDS encoding DUF1501 domain-containing protein: MSTSRNPSDPSLSGLQALQTRRHLLKTSAVGFGHLALQALLGQESSAQAASTNPLIPQQPHHPPRARRIVFLFMKGGPSHVDTFDPKPLLDRDHGKPLPFDLPRVTFAKQGNLLKSPWKFHQYGESGLPVSELFPNVARHVDDLCVLRSVYGTNPAHGGALLKLHTGSDQFVRPSMGSWVTYGLGTENANLPGFITICPTLAHGGVNNWGAAFLPSYCQGTPIGNASLAAAQAKVKHIRNSRIDPSLQRRQLDLIAAMNRDHLETVGTNQALEGRLNSFELAYRMQSSMPEIQDLSSESEATQQLYGIDDPVTEDFGRQCLMARRFLEEGVRFVQVTHSDSEVQWDQHSNLYQGHTKNSAEVDKPIAGFLTDLKARGLLDDTLVLWGGEFGRTPTAQGTNGRDHNPHGFTMWMAGGGVKGGYAYGATDEYGYYAAENKMHVHDLHATMLHLLGLDHERLTFRYAGRDFRLTDVAGRVATDIFA; encoded by the coding sequence GTGTCGACTTCCCGAAATCCGTCCGATCCTTCGCTGTCGGGTCTGCAGGCCCTGCAGACGCGGCGGCATCTGCTCAAGACGTCTGCCGTCGGATTCGGACATCTCGCCCTGCAGGCGTTGCTGGGGCAGGAGTCATCCGCGCAGGCGGCGTCGACCAATCCGCTGATTCCCCAGCAGCCGCATCATCCACCCCGGGCCCGACGCATCGTCTTCCTCTTCATGAAGGGGGGACCGTCGCACGTCGACACGTTCGATCCCAAGCCGCTGCTCGACCGGGATCACGGCAAGCCGCTTCCATTCGATCTGCCCCGCGTCACGTTCGCCAAACAGGGGAACCTGCTCAAGTCGCCGTGGAAGTTCCACCAGTACGGCGAGAGCGGGCTGCCGGTCAGCGAACTGTTCCCCAACGTTGCCCGGCACGTCGACGACCTGTGCGTTCTGCGATCGGTGTACGGCACGAACCCCGCTCACGGCGGCGCGCTGCTCAAGCTGCACACTGGTAGCGACCAGTTCGTGCGGCCCAGTATGGGGTCGTGGGTCACTTACGGACTGGGGACCGAGAATGCGAATCTGCCCGGCTTCATCACGATCTGCCCGACGCTGGCACACGGCGGCGTCAACAATTGGGGGGCCGCATTTCTCCCCTCGTACTGTCAGGGGACGCCCATCGGCAACGCCAGCCTGGCCGCGGCTCAGGCGAAGGTAAAGCACATCCGCAATTCGCGGATCGATCCCTCCCTGCAGCGCCGACAGCTCGACCTGATTGCCGCGATGAACCGGGATCATCTCGAAACAGTGGGCACGAACCAGGCGCTCGAAGGCCGGCTCAATTCGTTCGAACTCGCGTATCGCATGCAGTCGTCGATGCCGGAGATTCAGGATCTCTCCAGCGAATCGGAAGCGACGCAGCAGCTGTACGGAATCGACGACCCGGTGACGGAGGACTTCGGTCGGCAGTGTCTGATGGCCCGACGCTTCCTGGAGGAAGGCGTCCGGTTCGTGCAGGTGACGCACAGCGACAGCGAAGTGCAGTGGGATCAGCACAGTAACCTCTATCAGGGACACACCAAGAACTCCGCCGAGGTCGACAAGCCGATTGCCGGCTTCCTGACCGACCTGAAGGCCCGCGGCCTGCTGGATGACACGCTGGTTCTCTGGGGTGGCGAGTTCGGTCGCACGCCGACGGCACAGGGAACGAACGGCCGCGATCACAACCCGCACGGCTTTACGATGTGGATGGCGGGTGGTGGCGTGAAGGGTGGCTATGCCTACGGGGCGACCGACGAGTACGGATACTACGCTGCCGAGAACAAGATGCACGTGCACGACCTGCACGCCACGATGCTGCATCTGCTTGGTCTGGATCACGAGCGGCTGACGTTCCGGTACGCGGGACGTGACTTCCGCCTGACGGACGTCGCGGGCCGTGTGGCGACGGATATCTTTGCGTAG
- a CDS encoding YqgE/AlgH family protein: protein MFESLRGHFLIAGCRLKDRNFFKTAVLIVEHSPEGAMGLVINRPSSVSVANALSGHLDLPDTEELVYVGGPVEPAALFILHNAANLDPGEAAVLSSIYVGSSADIFEEVVRSAIADSDIRFRIYSGCAGWGPGQLEGELARGDWMTLKATEDAIFCEDPYQVWDQLLARVYATHRLLPHVTENPELN from the coding sequence ATGTTCGAATCGCTGCGTGGACACTTCCTGATTGCCGGCTGTCGGCTGAAGGATCGCAACTTCTTCAAGACGGCCGTGCTGATCGTCGAGCACAGCCCGGAAGGGGCGATGGGGCTGGTTATCAACCGTCCTTCGTCCGTCAGCGTGGCCAATGCGCTCTCTGGACACCTGGACCTGCCCGATACCGAGGAGCTGGTCTACGTGGGGGGACCGGTCGAACCGGCGGCGTTGTTCATTCTGCACAATGCGGCGAATCTCGATCCGGGTGAGGCGGCGGTCCTCTCGAGCATCTACGTCGGGAGCAGTGCCGACATCTTCGAAGAGGTCGTCCGCAGCGCTATCGCCGATTCCGACATCCGGTTCCGGATTTACTCCGGATGTGCCGGCTGGGGGCCCGGACAGCTCGAAGGGGAACTGGCCCGCGGCGACTGGATGACGCTCAAGGCGACCGAGGACGCCATCTTCTGCGAGGATCCCTATCAGGTGTGGGATCAGCTGCTCGCTCGCGTCTACGCGACCCACCGGCTGCTGCCGCACGTTACCGAGAACCCCGAGTTGAACTGA
- a CDS encoding alpha/beta hydrolase yields the protein MLRLRLPAAIAGLILPLLMSGVLPAADDYELGPEAKRQDGVPEGTVTKHVWDSSEVYPGTVRDYWVYVPAQYDASKPACVMVFQDGAAYVRESGQCPVPVMFDNLIHAGEMPVTIGIFINPGVIPPAKEGQKPRRNRSFEYDTLSDQYARFLLEEILPAVGEEYNLSDDPECRAICGASSGGICAFTVAWERPDAFRKVVSQIGSFTNIRGGHVYPAIIRKTERKPIRVALQDGSNDLDNLHGNWPLSNLQMAAALRFAGYDYQFVYGDGGHNRKHGGAIFPDTMRWLWRDQVSQGEE from the coding sequence ATGCTGAGACTGCGCCTGCCTGCTGCGATTGCCGGACTGATCCTCCCCCTGCTGATGAGCGGGGTACTCCCTGCCGCCGACGACTACGAACTCGGCCCCGAGGCAAAACGGCAGGATGGCGTTCCCGAGGGGACCGTGACGAAGCATGTCTGGGACAGCAGCGAGGTGTACCCCGGCACGGTTCGCGACTACTGGGTGTACGTGCCGGCGCAGTACGACGCCTCGAAGCCGGCCTGCGTGATGGTCTTCCAGGACGGAGCGGCCTACGTGAGGGAAAGCGGCCAGTGCCCGGTGCCGGTGATGTTCGACAATCTGATTCACGCCGGCGAAATGCCGGTGACGATCGGCATCTTCATCAACCCGGGGGTCATTCCGCCCGCGAAGGAAGGACAGAAGCCGCGACGCAACCGCAGCTTCGAGTACGACACGCTCAGTGACCAGTACGCCCGGTTTCTGCTCGAAGAGATCCTGCCGGCGGTCGGTGAAGAATACAACCTGAGCGACGATCCCGAGTGTCGCGCGATCTGCGGTGCCAGTTCGGGCGGAATCTGTGCCTTCACCGTCGCCTGGGAACGGCCGGACGCCTTCCGCAAGGTGGTCAGCCAGATCGGCAGCTTCACGAACATCCGGGGCGGGCACGTCTACCCGGCAATCATCCGCAAGACCGAGCGGAAGCCGATCCGCGTGGCACTGCAGGACGGCTCCAACGACCTGGACAACCTGCACGGCAACTGGCCGCTGTCGAATCTGCAGATGGCCGCGGCCCTGCGGTTCGCGGGGTACGATTACCAGTTCGTCTACGGGGACGGCGGCCACAACCGCAAGCATGGTGGAGCGATCTTCCCGGACACGATGCGATGGCTCTGGCGGGACCAGGTGTCGCAGGGAGAGGAGTAG
- a CDS encoding threonine ammonia-lyase: MSLQLPTIADLHAARTVLRTHLSPVPLIRSWRLEQELGLSPHRRVWLKDYGWTPVGSFKLMGALNWMAANLERIGDRPVAAHSSGNFASGISFAGARYGKQIIVVMPDTAPKVKFNLTRSFGAEVRTYNIATDHQTGERDRLTRQIADDEQAIQASPYDDPHVIAGNGVGGLEVVDELQRQERTLSHFLCPVSGGGLMAGLALAIADGYPDASIIGVEPAGADDFNRSLAAGERMRLDQPNSICDGLLSYDVGEYNWPILQKHVTAACSVPDEETCRAMRWLYETHGLRTEPSGAIAVAAALTGEASLDGDGDVVLVISGRNVDESAFREWIGVA, from the coding sequence ATGTCTCTGCAACTGCCAACGATTGCTGATCTTCATGCGGCCCGCACAGTGCTCCGCACCCATCTGTCCCCGGTGCCTCTGATCCGCTCCTGGCGGCTCGAACAGGAACTCGGGCTTTCGCCCCACCGCCGCGTCTGGCTGAAAGACTATGGCTGGACGCCGGTCGGGTCCTTCAAGCTGATGGGGGCCCTCAACTGGATGGCCGCGAATCTCGAACGGATCGGTGATCGCCCGGTCGCGGCCCATTCGTCGGGGAACTTCGCTTCCGGAATCTCGTTCGCCGGCGCGCGCTACGGCAAACAGATCATTGTCGTCATGCCCGATACCGCCCCCAAGGTCAAGTTTAATCTCACCAGATCGTTCGGAGCCGAGGTCCGCACCTACAACATCGCCACCGACCACCAGACCGGCGAGCGGGACCGGCTGACCCGCCAGATCGCCGACGATGAGCAGGCGATTCAGGCCTCGCCGTACGACGATCCACACGTCATCGCCGGCAACGGTGTCGGCGGTCTGGAGGTCGTCGACGAGCTGCAGCGGCAGGAGCGGACACTGTCCCACTTCCTCTGCCCGGTCAGCGGCGGCGGACTGATGGCCGGCCTGGCCCTGGCGATTGCGGACGGTTATCCCGACGCGTCGATCATCGGCGTCGAACCGGCCGGGGCGGACGACTTCAATCGCTCGCTTGCCGCGGGTGAGCGCATGCGGCTCGATCAACCGAACAGCATCTGCGACGGGCTGCTCTCTTACGACGTGGGGGAGTACAACTGGCCGATCCTCCAGAAGCACGTCACCGCCGCGTGCAGCGTCCCCGACGAAGAGACCTGCCGGGCGATGCGGTGGCTGTACGAGACGCACGGTCTGCGGACCGAACCGTCAGGAGCGATTGCCGTCGCGGCGGCGCTGACGGGCGAGGCGTCGCTCGACGGCGACGGGGACGTGGTACTGGTAATCAGCGGGAGGAACGTGGATGAGAGCGCCTTCCGGGAGTGGATCGGGGTGGCGTGA
- a CDS encoding potassium channel family protein, which produces MNSYPGNVHLPRPLQRWFHLRFTGMLASLILLLMIAPFVLSIASRTGRPFGSLLLGIAFVQVYLSAVYTVSNERRQLKLATGLSLITIVAMATAFITEAFLAWEIASIVSTILLAYVICLTLRFLFSVDRVTMDTIAAAICVYLLMGLLWAFLYSLTSQINPLAFSETEEMTRLANAAGDDAPAATVRFAGLDTGTGLYFSFVTLTTLGYGDITPLSTPARMLTAAEAIAGQIYLAVLVARLVGLHISQQKGMSDET; this is translated from the coding sequence GTGAATTCATATCCAGGCAACGTCCACCTGCCGCGTCCGCTGCAGCGATGGTTTCATCTGCGATTCACGGGAATGCTGGCCAGCCTGATCCTGCTGCTGATGATCGCCCCGTTCGTCCTCTCGATCGCGTCGCGGACGGGGCGGCCGTTCGGCAGTCTGCTGCTTGGCATTGCCTTTGTGCAGGTCTACCTGTCGGCGGTCTACACCGTCAGCAACGAACGCCGGCAGCTGAAGCTGGCGACGGGTCTGTCGCTGATCACGATCGTGGCGATGGCCACTGCGTTCATCACCGAGGCCTTCCTCGCCTGGGAAATCGCCAGCATCGTTTCCACCATCCTGCTCGCCTATGTCATCTGTCTGACGCTGCGGTTCCTGTTTTCGGTCGACCGGGTGACGATGGACACGATCGCCGCGGCCATCTGCGTCTATCTGCTGATGGGCCTGCTGTGGGCCTTCCTGTACTCGCTGACCAGCCAGATCAATCCCCTGGCCTTCTCGGAAACCGAAGAGATGACACGCCTGGCCAACGCGGCTGGAGATGATGCCCCCGCAGCGACCGTTCGCTTCGCGGGCCTGGACACCGGCACCGGCCTGTACTTCAGCTTTGTGACACTCACGACGCTCGGGTACGGCGACATCACGCCGCTGTCGACGCCCGCCCGCATGCTGACCGCCGCCGAAGCGATCGCCGGGCAGATCTACCTGGCTGTCCTCGTCGCCCGCCTGGTCGGCCTGCACATCTCGCAGCAGAAAGGGATGAGCGATGAGACCTGA